The Felis catus isolate Fca126 chromosome X, F.catus_Fca126_mat1.0, whole genome shotgun sequence genome includes a region encoding these proteins:
- the LOC102899136 gene encoding dentin sialophosphoprotein-like — protein sequence MTSLFSNMRQNMKMRQTLKMKKDSEKEIDSEDENNTKDKKDPKDKSDPDDNDSKDSNAEHNADTNSGSDPGGDADPTSGADSNGDGDSNNGTDSNNEPDSNIDDATKNDANSKYSTDSDGGKHTINSDNTPGLDNCVDQDCTVNSSNGTSTNSTSVLQNGTGLNYTFCSNNGSGTNNATGSGNDICPNNGTSPNNRHGSKINISGLQNNAPDAQNIVSCPNSPDYSNNDSCLKINGPGLNNNSPGPNDNGSGLKIDPGSNYNVRPSSAISHNSAISSNKDADSTYDTKPTIAAGHNYAAVPNYDSDHDCVSRFTHAVGSSPLVNPNYIAKNSYAARHSSTTTTANVIDTSNTTSCSGAVSASYTAGTNCASGINHDLRLIHAFESNFVTNSNYDATNTHNVHNSTSISNINNLSEPGLEIGTSSSIPNIVYANSPTFAAGTNYTSTPESLITSEFSDSSKLGINYTVVDNHKFGVCLKDSSGSMDSSSFNHTTKSKDVLDAKEVGFLKDLSKIQNPTGVKYPADLNFHSNSSIPLPIFDIIVEAEPPDFVKFAVSSGAVNLFFKWETSFLGIFNLK from the coding sequence ATGACGAGCCTCTTCTCAAATatgagacagaacatgaagatgagacagactctgaagatgaaaaaagattctgaaaaggaaatagaCTCTGAGGATGAAAACAACACCAAAGATAAGAAAGATCCCAAAGATAAGTCTGACCCTGATGACAATGATTCAAAAGATAGCAATGCTGAACATAATGCAGACACAAACAGTGGATCTGATCCTGGTGGTGATGCTGACCCTACAAGTGGAGCTGATTCCAACGGTGATGGTGACTCTAACAATGGAACTGACTCCAACAATGAACCTGACTCTAATATTGATGATGCCACTAAAAATGATGCTAATTCCAAATACAGCACTGATTCTGATGGGGGAAAACATACCATTAATTCAGACAATACCCCTGGCCTAGACAATTGTGTTGATCAGGACTGTACTGTTAACTCCAGCAATGGCACTAGTACAAACTCTACCTCTGTGCTGCAGAATGGAACTGGCCTGAACTACACTTTTTGTTCCAATAATGGTTCTGGCACTAACAATGCCACTGGATCAGGCAATGACATTTGCCCCAACAATGGTACTAGCCCCAACAATAGACATGGCTCTAAAATCAATATATCTGGCCTCCAAAACAATGCCCCTGACGCCCAAAATATCGTATCATGTCCCAACAGCCCTGACTACAGCAACAATGACTCCTGCCTCAAAATCAATGGTCCTGGCCTGAACAACAATAGCCCTGGCCCCAATGACAATGGCTCTGGCCTTAAAATTGACCCTGGATCTAACTATAATGTCAGGCCTAGTAGTGCTATAAGCCACAATAGTGCTATTAGTTCTAACAAGGATGCTGACTCCACGTATGATACAAAACCCACCATTGCTGCTGGACACAACTATGCAGCTGTCCCAAACTATGACTCAGACCATGACTGTGTCTCAAGATTTACCCATGCAGTAGGTTCTAGCCCTCTAGTCAACCCCAACTATATTGCCAAAAACAGTTATGCTGCCAGACACAGCTCTACAACTACTACTGCCAATGTCATTGACACTAGCAATACAACTAGTTGTAGTGGTGCTGTTAGCGCTAGCTATACTGCTGGCACCAACTGTGCCTCAGGCATTAACCATGACCTTAGATTGATTCATGCCTTTGAATCCAACTTTGTCACCAACTCCAACTATGATGCCACAAATACTCATAATGTTCATAATTCCACCAGTATAAGCAATATTAATAATCTGTCTGAGCCTGGATTAGAAATTGGTACCAGTTCCTCCATTCCTAATATTGTTTATGCTAACTCCCCCACTTTTGCTGCTGGCACAAACTATACTTCCACTCCCGAAAGTTTGATCACCTCTGAATTTTCTGATTCATCTAAGCTTGGTATAAATTATACAGTTGTTGATAACCACAAATTTGGTGTCTGCCTCAAGGACTCTTCTGGCTCCATGGATTCTTCTAGCTTTAATCATACCACTAAGTCCAAGGATGTCCTTGATGCCAAGGAAgttggctttttaaaagatttatccAAGATCCAGAATCCAACTGGTGTCAAGTATCCTGCCGATTTAAACTTTCACTCCA